In Cedecea neteri, a single genomic region encodes these proteins:
- the sodA gene encoding superoxide dismutase [Mn], producing the protein MSYTLPSLPYAYDALEPHFDKETMEIHHSKHHQAYVNNANAALESLPEFASLSAEELIAKLDQLPADKKTVLRNNAGGHANHSFFWKGLKKGTELKGDLKAAIERDFGSVDAFKAEFEKAAATRFGSGWAWLVLKGDKLAVVSTANQDSPLMGEAISGASGFPIVGLDVWEHAYYLKFQNRRPDYAKEFWNVVNWDEAAARFAAKK; encoded by the coding sequence ATGAGCTATACACTGCCATCCCTGCCTTACGCTTACGACGCGCTGGAACCGCATTTCGACAAAGAAACCATGGAAATCCACCACAGCAAACACCACCAGGCTTATGTCAACAACGCGAACGCCGCGCTGGAATCCCTGCCTGAGTTTGCCAGCCTGTCTGCTGAAGAACTGATCGCTAAACTGGATCAGCTGCCTGCGGATAAGAAAACCGTGCTGCGTAACAACGCCGGCGGCCACGCTAACCACAGCTTCTTCTGGAAAGGCCTGAAAAAAGGCACCGAGCTGAAAGGTGACCTGAAAGCCGCTATCGAGCGCGATTTCGGCAGCGTTGACGCGTTCAAAGCTGAGTTCGAAAAAGCAGCTGCTACTCGTTTCGGCTCCGGCTGGGCGTGGCTGGTACTGAAAGGCGACAAACTGGCTGTAGTCTCTACTGCAAACCAGGACAGCCCGCTGATGGGCGAAGCTATCTCCGGCGCTTCCGGCTTCCCGATTGTGGGCCTGGACGTTTGGGAACACGCTTACTACCTGAAATTCCAGAACCGTCGCCCGGACTACGCGAAAGAGTTCTGGAACGTGGTTAACTGGGACGAAGCAGCAGCACGTTTCGCCGCTAAAAAATAA
- the yajD gene encoding HNH nuclease YajD codes for MAIIPKNYTRLESGYREKALKLFPWVCGRCSREFVYSNLRELTVHHMDHDHTNNPEDGSNWELLCLYCHDHEHSKYTEADQYGSTVIAGEDAQKDVGEATYNPFADLKAMLNKKK; via the coding sequence ATGGCGATTATCCCCAAGAACTATACGCGGCTGGAAAGCGGCTACCGCGAAAAGGCGCTGAAGCTTTTCCCGTGGGTGTGCGGGCGCTGCTCCCGCGAGTTTGTCTATTCCAACCTGCGTGAACTGACCGTTCACCATATGGACCACGATCACACCAATAACCCGGAAGATGGCAGCAACTGGGAGCTTTTATGCCTTTATTGCCACGATCATGAGCATTCGAAATACACCGAGGCCGACCAGTACGGCTCCACGGTGATTGCCGGGGAAGACGCGCAAAAGGACGTGGGTGAAGCCACCTACAATCCGTTTGCCGACCTCAAAGCGATGCTGAACAAGAAAAAGTAA
- a CDS encoding chemotaxis protein has product MDSFQKDIDERANLALSNKFELLLFRLGTSQHDSKSELYGINVFKLREIVPMPKINRAAGMESPLLGMANIRDQIIPVIDLPAVTGCTPTTGLNLLLITEYARSTQAFAVESVENIIRLDWSQVHAAEAGVSSRNITSIANIDDPLTGKDLALVLDVEQILYDIIPSGRDVNIAAIEEKTYTLKPGAVAIVAEDSKVARSMLEQGLKGMGIPAIMHATGLEAWEKIKLIAADAKASGTPITDKIGLVLTDIEMPEMDGFTLTRNIKTEPSLKHIPVVIHSSLSGSANEDHVRKVGANGYVAKFDVAELSSVIHKALEDAATR; this is encoded by the coding sequence ATGGATAGTTTTCAGAAAGATATCGATGAAAGGGCCAACCTGGCGTTATCCAACAAGTTCGAGCTGCTGCTGTTTCGCTTAGGGACCAGCCAGCACGACAGCAAGTCCGAGCTGTACGGCATCAACGTTTTTAAACTGCGTGAAATTGTGCCAATGCCGAAGATTAACCGTGCCGCAGGCATGGAATCGCCGCTGCTGGGCATGGCTAACATTCGCGACCAGATTATCCCCGTTATCGATCTGCCTGCAGTCACCGGCTGCACGCCGACCACCGGCCTGAATTTATTACTGATCACCGAATATGCCCGCAGCACCCAGGCGTTTGCCGTGGAGTCCGTGGAGAACATTATTCGCCTCGACTGGAGCCAGGTGCACGCCGCCGAAGCCGGGGTCAGCAGCCGCAATATCACCAGCATCGCCAATATTGACGACCCGCTAACCGGCAAAGACCTGGCGCTGGTGCTGGACGTGGAGCAGATCCTCTATGACATTATCCCGTCCGGGAGAGATGTGAATATTGCGGCGATCGAAGAGAAGACCTATACCCTGAAGCCGGGCGCGGTGGCTATCGTCGCCGAGGACTCCAAAGTTGCGCGCTCAATGCTGGAGCAGGGCCTGAAGGGGATGGGCATTCCGGCCATCATGCACGCGACCGGCCTGGAAGCCTGGGAAAAAATCAAGCTTATCGCCGCCGATGCCAAAGCGTCCGGCACGCCGATCACCGACAAAATCGGCCTGGTGCTGACCGACATCGAGATGCCGGAGATGGACGGTTTTACCCTGACCCGCAACATTAAGACCGAGCCTTCGCTGAAGCACATTCCGGTGGTGATCCACTCCTCGCTGTCCGGCAGCGCCAACGAAGATCACGTCCGTAAAGTCGGTGCCAACGGTTATGTCGCCAAGTTTGACGTCGCCGAACTTTCCTCCGTTATCCACAAAGCACTGGAAGACGCCGCTACGCGCTAA
- the flhA gene encoding formate hydrogenlyase transcriptional activator FlhA, whose product MSYTPMSDLGQQGVFDITRTLLQQPDLNELASSLTQLVKQGALADRVNILLYHPLHQRVSFYGKDKHGKELHYEDEMALANGPVRRILSRPEALICSQQEFDETWPQMADLDLYAPFGRYCLLPLASEGKIFGGCEFIRNQADAWTEKELNRLYTLAQIVGLVTEQIQTRLNSSHDHQLLCRERDDFRILVAVTNAVLSKLDLDELISEIAREIHYHFAIDSISIVLKSSRKSRLTLYSTHFVDEASPIHDQSDVLEEGTLSERVFKSGEMLLLNLCPGDKLAPYERMLLEMWDNKPQTLCLLPLKFGPNMLGVLKLAKCSEQGFTPANLKLLRQIAERIAIAVDNALAYQEINRLKENLVDENLYLTEQINNVDSDFGEIIGRGEAMSIVLKQVEMVASSDSTVLILGETGTGKELIARAIHNLSERNSRRMVKINCAAMPAGLLESDLFGHERGAFTGANNQRIGRFELADKSSLFLDEVGDMPLELQPKLLRVLQEQEFERLGSNKVQEVDVRLIAATNRNLKEMVADREFRSDLYYRLNVFPITLPPLRERPEDIPLLVKSFTFKIARHLNRNIDSIPAETLRALSRMEWPGNVRELENVIERAVLLTRGSVLHLSLPEMDHRPPLERHLSPAVEEERREDEDEYQRILRVLKEANGVVAGPRGAAQRLGLKRTTLLSRMKRLGIDKDAL is encoded by the coding sequence ATGTCATACACGCCGATGAGCGATCTCGGGCAGCAGGGGGTGTTTGATATCACCCGCACGCTGCTCCAGCAGCCCGATCTCAACGAACTCGCCAGCAGCCTGACGCAGCTGGTGAAACAGGGCGCGCTGGCCGATCGCGTTAACATTCTGCTTTACCATCCCCTGCATCAGCGGGTGAGCTTTTATGGCAAGGATAAACACGGCAAGGAACTGCACTACGAAGATGAAATGGCGCTCGCCAACGGCCCGGTGCGCCGCATATTGTCGCGCCCGGAGGCGCTGATTTGCAGCCAGCAAGAGTTCGATGAAACCTGGCCGCAAATGGCGGACCTCGACCTGTACGCCCCTTTTGGTCGCTACTGCCTTTTACCGCTGGCCTCCGAAGGAAAAATCTTTGGCGGCTGCGAATTTATCCGCAATCAGGCGGATGCCTGGACGGAAAAAGAGCTGAACCGGCTTTATACCCTGGCGCAAATTGTCGGCCTGGTGACCGAGCAAATCCAGACCCGGCTCAATTCGAGCCACGATCACCAGTTATTGTGCCGGGAACGCGACGATTTTCGCATTCTGGTGGCCGTCACCAACGCGGTATTGTCGAAGCTGGACCTGGACGAACTGATAAGCGAGATTGCCCGGGAAATTCACTATCACTTCGCCATTGATTCCATCAGCATCGTGCTGAAAAGCAGCCGCAAGTCGCGACTCACGCTCTACTCCACTCATTTTGTCGATGAAGCCTCGCCGATTCACGATCAAAGCGATGTGCTTGAAGAAGGCACCCTGTCAGAACGCGTCTTTAAAAGCGGCGAAATGCTGCTGCTCAACCTTTGCCCTGGCGACAAACTGGCACCGTATGAGCGGATGTTGCTGGAGATGTGGGACAACAAACCGCAGACGCTTTGCCTGCTGCCGCTGAAGTTCGGCCCCAATATGCTGGGCGTCCTGAAGCTCGCCAAATGCAGCGAGCAGGGCTTTACGCCAGCCAACCTCAAGCTGCTGCGCCAGATTGCCGAACGTATTGCCATCGCGGTGGATAACGCCCTCGCCTATCAGGAAATCAACCGCCTGAAAGAGAATCTGGTGGATGAAAACCTCTACCTCACCGAGCAGATTAATAACGTCGACAGCGATTTTGGCGAAATTATCGGGCGCGGCGAAGCGATGTCAATTGTGCTTAAGCAGGTGGAGATGGTGGCCAGCAGCGACAGCACCGTGCTGATCCTCGGCGAGACCGGCACCGGTAAAGAGCTGATTGCCCGGGCGATCCATAACCTGAGCGAGCGCAACAGCCGCCGGATGGTGAAGATCAACTGTGCTGCGATGCCTGCCGGGCTGCTGGAGAGCGACCTGTTCGGCCACGAGCGCGGGGCGTTTACCGGGGCGAACAATCAGCGCATCGGCCGCTTTGAGCTGGCGGATAAAAGCTCGCTGTTCCTCGACGAAGTGGGCGATATGCCGCTTGAGCTGCAGCCCAAGCTGCTGCGCGTGCTGCAGGAGCAAGAGTTCGAGCGCCTCGGCAGCAATAAGGTTCAGGAAGTGGACGTGCGCCTGATCGCCGCCACTAACCGCAACCTGAAAGAGATGGTCGCCGACCGGGAATTCCGCAGCGATCTGTATTACCGGCTGAACGTGTTTCCTATCACGCTGCCGCCGCTGCGCGAACGCCCGGAGGATATCCCGCTGCTGGTGAAATCCTTCACCTTTAAAATCGCCCGCCACCTGAACCGCAACATCGACAGTATTCCGGCAGAAACACTGCGCGCGCTAAGCCGCATGGAGTGGCCGGGCAACGTGCGCGAGCTGGAAAACGTGATTGAGCGGGCGGTGTTACTCACCCGGGGCAGCGTGCTGCATCTTTCCCTGCCGGAAATGGATCACCGCCCTCCCCTGGAACGCCATCTTTCTCCGGCTGTGGAAGAGGAGAGGCGTGAAGATGAGGACGAGTACCAGCGCATCCTGCGCGTGCTGAAAGAGGCTAACGGCGTGGTGGCAGGGCCTCGAGGCGCTGCCCAGCGCCTGGGGCTGAAGCGCACCACGTTACTTTCGCGGATGAAGCGCCTGGGGATTGATAAAGACGCGCTTTAG